The Sulfurimonas aquatica genomic sequence CTCAGACATCTTTACCAATCGACGGCTACCATCTGGAAAACGTACTAACTGTACTATTAAGTCAACTGCAGAGATAATTTGAGAACGTACAAAGGTCATATTTGCAGTTGGACGTGCTTCTAAAAACATGTTCTCAATACGCACTATTGCTTCTTTGGTATCATCAGCATGTATTGTAGTCATTGAGCCTGGATGCCCTGTATTCATAGCATTAAGCATTGTAACTATCTCAGGACCACGACACTCACCTACTATGATTCGTCTTGGACTTGAACGCAGAGCAGTTCGAAGTAGACTCTCTATAGTAATCTCACCTGCACCCTCTTCATTTGGTGGACGTGCTTCAAATGAGCGTATACTATGACATGGAAGTTGTGGCTTCATCTCTTTAGTATCTTCAATAGTAAGGAGTTGATCCCCCTCATCAATAAAACGAGTTATAGAGTTTAAAAAGGTTGTTTTTCCACTAGACGTACCGCCTGAAACAACGATATTCAGCTTTCCTCTAATGGCACAGACTAAAAAGTACGCCATTTTCATGTCAATCATTTGAGAGTCAACTAAAGACTCAAAAAGTAGAGGGATTTCTCTAAACTTACGAATCGTGATGTATGAACCTGGTTTGCCATCTCTATCAAGGTTTGCTGCGATTGGCGGGATCTGTACTTCAACACGAGAGCCATCACGAAGTTTTGAAGATGCTATAGGCTTTGACTCATCCACTTTTCTATTTGATTCTGCAAGCATTCTGTTGATAATTCTACGTAACTCCTCTTCACTTCTAAAGCGAAATGGCGTTGCTACAGTCTGTCCTGCATAGATAACATCAATATAATCTTTTGTATTGATGAGCACATCATTTAAATCAATCCCTGCTAAACGCATAAGCGTTGAAATAGGTCCAAAATAAAGAAGATTATCTATAATAAAATCAGTTATTTCAATTTTTAGTTGATTTTTTGGAAGTGAGTACTCTGAGATATGTTTTGTAACAACATCACGAACCATGCGCTCTGTGAGTTCACTTTTAATATTCAATTTTTCAACAAAATCATCATAAATTTTATATGCAAGATTAAAGTACTCATTGCTACGGTACAAGATTGGAAAACATAGTTCACTACATGAACCCTCTTGTGTATTTAACTCTTTAGTTTCGACTTTAGAGACTTCTTCTGGGGCTCTTTGTGAGCCTTTCATTTTATCTTTTAAAGCCATTTTTTGATTTTTTCCATAATAGAGTTTGATTTAGTAATCTTATGTATGTTATTAACATGGAGCGCACTATCGTGAATGAAAAATTTTGTTATCATATCTTCAATTCCCAACATAAATGGCGAAGTAGGATAGACGTCATGAACAAGTTTTGCTTCATTCCAACACTCTCTTAGATGCATGGCATCATTTGGTAGGGAGTAGTGCACTTCAAACTGGTGCTTAAGCCCTTTTGAGAGAATCTTTTTAGCTTCTTCTTCTGTTACCGTTCCAAAGGAGTCTGAACGATTTGCAATGATATGCGTCTTAGAGTACCAACCACTTTTATCTATGATGTCAATGTATGTTTTAAGAATAGACATTGATGGGATACTAAACTCTGTAACCACATAGATACTATCAGCTAACTCTTGAATATCAATCTCAAGTTCAACATCTTCAAACATTCCTACATCTATAAGAATAAAGTCAAATTTATCTTTTATAAAGTTAATAAAATTTAAAAATCTTTGAATATTTTCTGGTTTTTCCAAATCTTCTCTATCCGTATGCTTTTGAATACCCGGAACAAAGTAGAAGTTATTGCTATAACGCTCTAGTCCATTATCGAAAAGGTCTTCCATCTCAAGGTTTTGAAGCATAGCGATATCTATGATTGTTTTATTTGGCTGAACATGTTCAAAGAAGAGATTTGAAACTGATTTTGTGTATGCAAAATCTAAAAAGAGAACATTTTTATCTGGGTAATTCTCTGCTATGTTTTTTGCTATATTCATCGTGATGGTAGTCGTACCAACGCCACCGCTTATACCTGTAAATACAGAAATATTACTCTTACCACGGCGCTTTTTGATGATAGACTGTGACTTAAAGATAAGCTCTTTTACACTGTTTGGATTTGATTGCTCTTCATTTAGGTATGCGTCAACTCCTATCTTGCCAGCTAGTAGAGAGTACTCTATATCATCCTTACCAACTACTATCATATAGATATTATTAGAAAAATGAAGATCAGCTAACTGCTCTATATCTGAGAGTTGTTCAACTCGGTATATTAAAACAATATCACGGTTTTTACTTCGTGCGTAAAAGTTTATAAAATCATCAATTGAGTTTAAACTATGGACTGCCTCAAATTCGTCTTTCAACTCAGTATAACACTCTTGATCTCTGTTTGAAACATATGCTATTATCATCTATTTAATCCCTTTAATCATTCGTTGTACTCATGAGTTTGTAACGTTTTTTCACTGCTTTATCATGTGGAGTAAGTTGAATGCGTTTTAAGTCCAATATTAGACCGCGTCCTGAAGCGTTTGTATAACTTAATATTTCGTAGCCATCCTCTTTTATATCAACGGGAACTTCCTTACATGCTCTAAATGGCCAAATTCCTGTGCATGACGTCGTTACATCGTCTTTATATTTATCAACCATATAATCACACCATGTTAACCACTCATCAGATGTCAACTTATCGTCATCATCGCTGTCTATTCCTAGATTGCTCTGCACCGTCTCTGACATCTTTTTTGCCGTTTCAGTAACGAGAACGGTTGTTGTCGTCGTAGTTGTTTCGCCAAAGCACATTCCAAATACTAAAGTACCATCACAAGTAGTAGTTGTGACCTCTCCTGTTTCATTTCCTACAAAGGTATGAGGGTCACTACTCCAATGATCAGAAATAGTTTTTTCTTCAACCTGACACATATGATCATTTCCAGACAATGAGTGAATACCTCTGAGACTAAAAGTCTCAAAACCATCAATCGCGCTCCCATCATTTGTTACAGCCATAGTTAAATTTACAGCCGTATTATCATCATAAGCATAGTAACTATCCATTGGCTCTTTGACGTCATTTACCTTAGCACATCCAAAAAACATACATTTCATCATCTTCATCATGCCTCTGATTAAACCTGTAGAGTTTGTCTGTTTTTCATACACAATGCCATCTTGATAATCAGTAATATCTTTTTTGCTATAAGCACTTGCAAATGTAATCAAGGAGTTTTCAGTATCTGCTTGGATTGTATCTACAGTATAGTTACTCGCAGGTCTTGTACTACTAAACATAGAGATAAAAGGCATTCCTCCCATAAAGTTACAAAAAGTACTATTTTCTGGGAACTTAAAAAAGAACAGGTTACAAGATCCAGAAGAGGAGATATTTTCTGTATAGTCAATCAAAGAGACTGGATTATTTAACTCATCTGTTTTTAATGATGAAGAAGTTTTCATCATATGGTCTTGATCAACACCTGAAACAATATTTGCAATATAACGCTCACGTATATCTTCAACAGGATTATCATCTTTATCTACTACGTTATGAGTAAAAAAACTACTAAAAAATCCACCATCTCCAAAAAATGTATTAAACATTGTTGTAAAAAAACCAAAAAAAGACTTTGAATTATCTACTTGACTTTTATAATACTTTTGAGCTCTATTGATATCTAAAGGGTAAAAAACTGTAGGATTTGTATTATCATAAAGAATAGTTGAGTTGGAGTAGTTATAATCTTTTTGAAAAAGCAAGGTAATTGTATCGCCAACTCCAGTTCCACTAAGCGCTTCATTATTGATCAAAAATGGTTTTTGTCCTGAACATCCAGCTTCATCTAGTTCTGAATAAAGAGTGCAGATAGAAGTTGACTCTACACTAATTTTAACTTTACCAGTTTTAGAAACATTAGTGTATGAGCTACTATCTTGAGATTCTCCCTTATTGGAAAAATTTCCCCAAAAGCTATCTACCTTAAAGTTCTTTGTCTCTATTTTTACTTCTCTTTGATATACAGCATTACCAAATTCATCATTGGGCATAAGCACTTCTGGAGTGAAGGTAGTATCCGTTGTTGTTGTAGAAGCAAATAACACTGCACCCAATATTGTAAATAATAGTAGTTGTTTAATCATTCCAAATTCTCTCTTATTCTTGTATTTTGTTTAAAACCATCACCTGGTCTATGTAGTCATCAACTAGTCTATCAAGCTCTGCATCTGTTAAACTTGGATCAGCCTCAGCTAATGCATAGCGGCGTTTGACTGCAGCAACTAAAAGATTCTCTTGCAAGTGTTGTAAATTTTCATGCTCACTAATACTTTGAAGCTGTTCACTCTCTCCACCTAAAAACCAGATGAACCAGAACATAACTAGTATTGATAACATTATTGGAACAATTGCAATAGAACCTTTACGCATAACTTTTTTCATATATTTCCTATAAGGTAAGCACCAAGTGCGGCTAGACTCATCGCCGGTGCAAAACCAAAGCTCTTTTTCTTTAGTAGCGTTAAAAGTAGTAGATGCAAAGCACCAGCTAACATTACAAACCACCCTATCTGTTCTAGTCCTACAAAAAGTGCACAAAAGGCACCAAATCTAAGGTCACCACCACCAAATGCCATATTTAGGGCAATAGGAACTAAAAAAATAATCAGAATTATTATTATTGCAATAAATTCATTCCATCCTAAGCTATTTTCAAACTGCTTCATTATTAAAAGTAGAACTATTGCCGGGAGCATAATTCGATCTGGAATAATCTCTGTTTTCCAATCTATTACTGAGATAACAACTGCAATAGTTATAAAAAAAACTAATATAATGATTATGATTACCTTATAAGAAATTCTGATAGAACTATCGTATTTGAATATCTCTTGTTTATAACTAAAAAGTATATTATTCACAATTTCTTCACATTGGAGTGTGTAAATAATACACAGTCTGAGTAAAATAGATTTAGATCCACTTATAACAAAATATAATTATTTAATCTCACATACTTTTGCTAATGTAAAATTATTAATTTAATTACTAATATATATTTAAAATAAAGTTACTTTAAGTGATTTAGGGATAGCATTGGTAATAGCTATCATATTGATATCACAAATTGTAATCTTTCGGTGATACTTTTATGGTAAATAATCAAGATTAGGAGAGTCGTTATGGATGGTTTTAATGCAATGTTTGAAAAGGCTAAAGAGCGTATCGAGATTCTATCTTCTTTAGAGTCAACTAAAGAAGAGTCAATTGAGAGTATGCTTGATAAAAAAGGTTACGATAGACGTGACTTTATGAAATGGGCAGCCAGCATAACGGCTATGCTATCTCTTCCCTCACAATTTACTCCACTTTTTGCCGAAGCTGCAAAACTAGCCGATAGGCTACCTCTAATATGGCTTCATATGGCAGAATGTACAGGATGTAGTGAAGCATTTATACGCTCAGATGCACCTACTGTTGACTCTCTTATTTTTGATCATATATCACTTGAATATCATGAAACGCTTATGGCAGCTTCAGGATGGCAGGCTGAAGAAAACCTAGAGCATGCTATGAAAAAGTATGAGGGTAAATATATTCTTTTAGTTGAAGGTGGCGTTCCAACTGCAATGAATGGAATGTACCTTACTTTAGGAGCCCAAGCAAAAACGGGACTAAGTCTTGTTCAAGAAGCAGCAGATAAAGCAGCTGCTATATTCTCTATAGGTACATGTGCTAGTTTTGGAGGAATCCAGGCTGCTGCACCGAATCCTACGGGAGCAAAAGGTGTTGACAAAGTTGTTAATAAGCCTGTTATAAATGTACCTGGTTGTCCTCCAAGCGCGGCAAATATAGTGGGAACATTGATGCACTTTTTGCTTTTTGGAACACTTCCGGCACTTGATAGATACAGTCGTCCAAAATGGGCATATGGAAATCGTATTCACGACCTTTGTGAACGCCGAGGACATTTTGATGCGGGAGAGTTTGTTGAGAGTTTTGGTGATGATGGAGCAAAAGATGGTTGGTGTTTATATAAACAAGGCTGTAAAGGTCCATATACGTTTAACAACTGCTCGACTGAGCGTTTTAATCAACATGTAAACTGGCCAATTGGAGCAGGACATGGATGTATGGGATGTAGTGAACCAAACTTTTGGGATACTATGGGTCCGCTTGAGAAGCCTTTAGAGTCTCACTTAGTCGGTGGCCTAAATAAAACTGTTGACAACATAGGAACAACACTACTTAGTGCTACGGTTCTTGGTATTGGTGCACATGCAGTTGCAAGTATGTTTGTAAAAAACAGTGATGAGCAGGAGGGAGAATAAGATGGCAAATAAAAGAGTAGTAATAGATCCTATAACAAGAATAGAAGGTCACCTACGTATAGAAGTAGAAGTAGATGAAAACAATGTAGTTCAAAAGGCATACTCATCATCAACTCTCTGGAGAGGAATAGAGTTAATCTTAAAAAACAGAGACCCTAGAGATGCTGGTCTAATGGCACAGCGTATTTGTGGCGTTTGTACGTACTCTCACTATAAAGCGGGCGTTGAGTCTGTTGAGAATGCCTTAGGAGTTGTTCCTCCATACAATGCACAGCTAGTGCGTAGTATCTTAAATGAATCACTATATATGCATGATCACGTAGTTCACTTCTATCATTTACATGGTCTTGACTGGGTTGATGTAGTATCAGCACTAAGTGCAGATCCAAAAAAAGCTTCAGAGTTGGCGTTTAAATACTCTGACTCTCCTATTGCAACGGGAACGGATGAGCTTACTGCAGTTCAAAAAAAAGTAGCAGGCTTTGTAGAAAAAGGTCAACTTGGGCCCTTTGCCAATGCATACTGGGGAAATAAGAGTTATAAACTATCTCCAGAACAGAACCTCATAGCACTTTCTCACTACTTAAAAGCGCTTGAAGTACAACGTACTGCAGCTCAAATGTTTGCAATCTTTGGGGCAAAGCAACCTCATGGACAGACTCTAGTAGTTGGTGGCGTTACAAGCGTAAGAGACATATTAAGTCCTGCAAGACTTGCAGAGTGGAAATCTAAGTATGAGATAGTTAAAGATTTTATTGACCGTGCTTACTATGCAGATGTTGTTATGGCTGCGGAAGCCTACTCAACTGAGCCAAGTGTTCTAGGTGGACTTGGCGTTAAAAACTTTATGGCAGCCGATGGCATGATGTTAAACCGTACTGAGAACCTTTTTGAGAGTGGTTTTATAAAAGATGGCGACCTTAGTAAGGTTTATGACATTGATGAGATGAAGATAAAAGAGGATGTTACCCATGCTTGGTATGAGGGAGACGAACCTCTACAGCCTTATGATGGAGAGACGCTTCAGAAGTATACAGGCTTCATAGATGGTGATACAGTAAATGGTGCTGCAAAAGTTATTGATCCAAATGACAAATACAGTTGGGTAAAAGCGCCTAGATATGATGGCCAAGCCGTCGAGGTAGGTCCCCTTTCTTGTTTACTAGTAAATTATGCTCGTGGCAATGAAAAAGTTAAAAAAGAAGTTGGTGATTTTCTTGCCAAAACCGGTCTGCCAGTAGGAGCACTTTTTACAACGCTAGGTCGAACTGCGGCTAGAATGCTTCAAACAAAGCTAATTTCAGATAATGCGATCACTACGTTTAACTCTCTTATAGAGAACCTTAAAACTGATGACAGCACATATACAAAATTTGAGATTGATCCAACTAAAGAGTACATGGGTCGCTTCATTGGCGAAGTGCCTCGTGGAGTGCTTAGTCACTGGGTTAGAATCAAAAATGGTCTCATAGATAACTATCAAGCGGTAGTTCCAACGACGTGGAACGCAGGCCCAATGGATAAAAATGGTCAAATAGGACCCTATGAAGCATCTTTAGTAGGCTTGAAACTCGAAGATCCTAAAAAACCACTTGAAGTGATTAGAGTTATTCACTCCTTTGATCCATGTATGGCATGTTCTGTACATGTTATGGATATTAAAGGACAAGAGCTCAGTCAATATAAAGTTAATCCGCTTGGTAGCGGAGCAGCTTGTTAGAGAGGAGAAAAAATGAATAATGAAGAAATAGAAGCAGTCGAACATGTCTCCTTTGTATATACAAGTCTAAATAGGTTACTTCACTGGATAAGGGCATCAGTTATTACAGGCTTAGCAATTACCGGTTTTTACATTGCTAGTCCTTTTCTCTCTCCTGGAGAATCGAGTGATCAACTCGTATATGCTGAGTGGGTATTCTGGCATGTACTACTTGGGTTTATTTTACTCTCTTCGGGATTATTAAGAATATTTCTATTTTTCTTTGGTAAAGATTCTAAAAGTGAGTTACGTTCATTTAAAGATATCTCGAGTGTTAAATCATGGATTATTCAATTAAAATCTTACTTTTTCATTGGGGAGTTAAAGAAAAAAGGGATGTATGGTCCCCTACAATTTTTCTCGTACATGATGGTAATGCTTATGATTGTTTTAGCATCTCTTACTGGACTTATTCTTTATGTGCATGTATACCATTCAGGATTTGCTGGAATGATATATGAGCCTATGAGATTTTTTGAAGAGATGATGGGCGGACTTGCTACAGTGCGTTTAATACATCACATAACTATGTGGGGATTTTTAATTTTTATTCCTATTCATGTGTATATGGTTGTTTGGTCTGCCATTAGATTCAAGCATGGTGGAGTGGACGTAATGTTTACAGGGTATGACTATCACCTTATTAAAAACAAGAAGAAAGACGATAATAAATGAAAATACTTCTTCTTGGCATAGGAAATCTTCTCTTTGGAGATGAAGGCGTTGGCGTTCACTTCGTAAACTATATGAAGCAAAAATATAGTTTTCAAGGAGAGCATCAACTTGACTTTGTTGATGGGGGGACTTTAGCACAGAGACTCATCCCAATTATGGTTGAGTACGACCGCGTTATTATCATAGATACTATAAACGCTCCAGGTGTTAAAGCTGGGGAGCTCTATTTTTTTAATTTTAATGCCGTTCCAGATGCTGTAAATTGGCAAGGAAGTGCTCATGAAGTTGAAATGCTTCAAACATTGACTATGATGGATTTAGCAGGAGATCGTCCTGATACCATGATTATGGGAATTGTTCCTACAATCATAGAGATAACTGACTTTTCACTCTCTGAGTCTGTCTCTGCTAGCATCCCTTTAATGGAAGAGACTTTGTTAAAACATCTAGAGTCTTTAGGATTAACGTCAAGTAAAAAAAGTGATGTGCCAATCTCCTCTATCATTTCAACTTCATATAAATTAGAACAATGCAGATAGCTTTTAAATTTAAATATATTCATAATAATGGACTATTTACTCGTCTATTAGAGTCTATCTGTAACTCATCTTCTGTTTGTCACAACCACTATGTAGATAAAGATATCTTTATTTTAGAAGCGTCAGGGAATCAACAAGAGTTAGAAGAACTTGCCGAGAAAGTATCTGCGACTATACCACAGTCGCTCTTTTTACTTAGCTCTTCTCTTGAGGAGATAAATGAGTTCTCAAGTATTTCTAAAAATGAACTAAACTCATCATACTATGAAGTCCCCTTTTGCCTAAAGTGTCAAGAAAAAGTTCTCACAACACTCAACCCATTTGAGGAGTGCTCTGTATGTGGGTTTAGTGATACTAAACTAAATTATGAAGAGGCAATTCCTTTAAGGTTTCAAAATGAGAGTAAGAATTTAGAAGAATCATTTATGAATATGGCTGAGGAGTTACTTGAAAATGGGGAGTTAGAACTACTCACATTCAATGGAAAAAGACATTTTTCACTTCTCTCAAGTGATGAAAAGAAAAACTCTTCAATATTAATATGCGACCCTTCTAATATCTCTAAATATTTCTCAATTACTCAGGGCGAACTTAATGCTCTGATGTTAGTTGAAAAACCATCTGTGCGATTAAAGCCTAAGGTGATGTTTTACCATGAAAACAGCCTACAAAAACCTATGTACCCAGTTTTTTTCTCAGATGACAAGATAACCTTGGCTCTTAGCACTGCGCTTTCAAAAAAAGGAGTCTTCGCACTCTACTGTGACAATACTTCTTCACTAAGAGTTTCATCTTCTTTAGAGGAGAACTTTATCATCTCTAGTGGACGAGATATGCTCCCTTGGCAACATGAAATTACTAGCCAACACAAGATATGTTCTACTCTTAACAACGTAACGGCTTGTTTAGATAAAGATGGATTGATTCTTGGTAAAAACAAAGATGTTAAGAATCTAAATTCAGTAGAGTTTACCTTAAAAAACACTCCAAATAAAAATAGTAATGCAATTACTTTTAAAGCTTCCCATGGTGTTCTACGTTCAATAGTTCTTGAAAATGACTTAGATGAAAAATCTATATGTAACATATATCTAAGTAAAGAGCATGACTCCGATATCTGTAGTTACTCTTCTAAAATTGGCTATATCTCAATGGCAGAGTTTGTTGATGAGCATTTGAGTTCTCCAAAAGAGATGATAGAAGCGATACGAAGTATGGATGAAGAGGGAGCAAGACTAATGAAGAATTTTGAAAATGCTCATCCAGAACTTTATGCAACTCTTCTAACTATTACTCCACAAGAGAGTAACGCCAACTCCTCTATATCTAAACTTTGGGCAATGGCGGCATACTTTATCGGCCTTACAACTACTAAAGAGACAGCTATCGCATGTGAACACTTAGAAGCGGCGGCACTGGAATTTCAAGGAAAATCAGGTCCTAGAATTGATTATAAAATTATGAAACAAAATAGTGATGGTTATAGAGTAGACCCAAGACTCGCGATTCGCTCATGTATTAGTTTTAAACTCGCTGGAGTGGATGAGTACCTACTTAGTTTTGGTTTTATCGACTCTTTAGCAGACTTTATAGCTGAACAAGCGGAATTTGCCGATGGGAATATTGCAATAGAAGGAGTTTTACTAAGTGGTTCTCTTTTTGAAAACCATCAACTTCTTATGCGAACATACAACTCTATTACTCCAAACTACAAGATTTATAGAAATAAAAGATTGAGCCTTGATGGCGATAATATTGCAGCAGGTGCGGTGACACTTGGGAGTGAATAGAGAACTATCCATAAAAGGTATTGTTCAAGGGGTTGGTTTTCGCCCATTTATATATACCTTAGCCTTAGAGCATGAACTTCATGGTTATGTACTAAATAATTGTAATGGCGTTTATGTTGAAGTAGAAGGCAGACCCTTAGATATAGATAACTTCACTCAAAAGATAAAAACAAAACTTCCTATCCTAGCCCGTATTGACTCTCTTAAAATTAAAAATGGAACATTTAAAGAGTATAAAGACTTTAAGATACTTCAGAGTAACCACTCAGATACAAAAAGAGCCATAGTCTCGCCTGACATAGCCATCTGTGACAAGTGCCTAAATGAGATGAATTCAAAAGAGAATCGGCGTTACAAATATCCTCTTATAAACTGTACGGAGTGTGGACCGCGTTACACTATTATAAACACCCTACCCTATGATAGAAAAAACACCTCTATGTATAAGTTTATTATGTGTAAAAACTGTCAAGCTGAATATGATAATCCATTAGACAGAAGATACCATGCACAGCCTATTAGCTGTTATGATTGTGGACCATCCATTAGACTTTATGACAATAAAGAGACTCTTCTTTGTGAAAAAAACGAGGCTATAGAAGAAATATCTAGATTTTTAAAACAAGGTAAAATTGTCGCTATCAAAGGGATTGGTGGATTTCATATAGTCTGTGACGCAACAAATGATGAAGCTGTAAAAGACTTACGAATGCGAAAAAAACGCAGTAAAAAACCTTTTGCCGTAATGTTCTCAGATCTTAATAGTGTAAAAGAGCATACTATCTGTAATGAAAAAGAGAGAGAACTTATAAACTCAAAAGAGAGACCAATAGTTATAGTTGAAAAAAATAGTTCAACTTCTCTCTCAAATGAGATCGCACCAGATATAAAAAGATTAGGAGTCATGATTGCCTATACTCCACTGCATCACCTGTTATTTGAACATATCAACTTCCCAATAGTAGCCACGAGCGCTAACAGAAGTAATGAGCCAATATATCGCACATTCGAGCAGATAAGAGATAATCTTGGGAGTGTAGTTGACGCTATTTTAGATTTTGATAGAGAGATTATAAACGCAGTCGATGATTCGGTTGTTCAAGTTGTAGAAGGCGAAATGCAGACTCTGCGTTTAGGGCGTGGTTACGCTCCACTGAGTATCCCTCTACAGAACTCCAACTCTCAAAAAATTCTCGCTGTCGGAGCGCAACAAAAAAGCGCGATTGCACTATCAAATAGCGATGCCGCAATACTTTCTCCTCATATTGGTGACTTAGAGTCAATTGAATCATTTGAATACTTTGAGAGGACTATAGAAACATTCAAACATTTTTATGATTTTGAGAGTGAAAAAATTATTTGCGATAAACATCCCGACTATATGAGCTCTAAATGGGCTAAATCTAAAAATGTAATACATTCAGAAGTACAGCATCACTATGCGCATATCTTAGCCTGTATGATGGAGCATGATTTAAAGGAAAAAGTCTTGGCGTTTAGTTTTGATGGAACTGGATATGGAGAGGACAAGATGAATGGCGAAGCCAAAGAGGGTGCCCTGGGGTACAAGAGTCTCTGGGGTTCAGAGATAATGATATGTGATAGAAACACTACCAAGAGAGTTGGACATATGATGCCCTTACCTCTTTTAGGTTCAAGTTTGTCCATTAAAGAGCCTCGTCGTATGGCGCTCTCTATGCTGTTTGAGTGTTATGGCTCAGATATAGAAGATAAACTAAACTTAGAACTATTTTCAGATTTTAGCTCAAACGAGATAAAGACACTCCATAAAGTTTGGGAGAAAAGACTCAATAGCCCTTTAACTTCATCTATGGGAAGACTCTTTGACATTGTAGCTTCGCTTACTGGACTTTTACAAATCACTGATTATGAGGGACAGAGTGGTCTCTTACTAGAATCTTTATGTTTTGATGAAAAAGCTCTGCCATTTAACTATGCCATCTCTAATGGTCTGATTGATATCAAGCCTATGATAAAGGAAATTATCACACTCAGTTTAAATGCGACTAAACAAGATATTCCAGATCGTTTTATAAATACTTTAGTAGCTATTATTAGTGATTTCTCAGACCTTTATCCTAATCTTCCGGTTTTGTTTAGCGGTGGAGTATTTCAAAACAGGACCTTGTTCCAAAGAGTACTCAAACAACTAAAGAAGAGATCTCGGGTTTGTTATATGCAAGAAAAGAGCCCAATTAACGATGGTGGGATTGCATTAGGACAGCTTTGTTATGCGCTTTACAACTAATATTGATTAATCAGAGATTATTTAGCTTAGTTTTAAAAAAAGAATCTATAATAGTAATAGATTAATAATTTAAGAAATCAGGAAAATATTTTATGGAATTAGGTTTAATGATTATATTTTGGTACGGAGTCTTACATGCGTTTGCTCCTGATCACCTTAGTGTTATTGCCGATTTTTCTATTGGTAAAAGTATGAGAAAAACCTTTTTAATTACTATCGCATTTGCCATAGGCCATGGATTGATGCTTTTTCTATTTGCTAAACTATTTAGCATTATAGAAATTCCCGCTCAACTTACAGAGTATGGAGACATTATCTCTTCTATGGTTATCATCAGTATTGGTTTATACCTAATCTATATGGCCCTCTCTAACCGCATTCACCTCAAAATACATGAGCATAATGGCGAAAAACATACGCATATTTGGTTTGGATCAGAACACTCTCATGATAAAAAAGAGACCCTCTCCGTATTAAGCATTGGAGCGCTTATGGGTATTGGTGGA encodes the following:
- a CDS encoding AAA family ATPase; amino-acid sequence: MIIAYVSNRDQECYTELKDEFEAVHSLNSIDDFINFYARSKNRDIVLIYRVEQLSDIEQLADLHFSNNIYMIVVGKDDIEYSLLAGKIGVDAYLNEEQSNPNSVKELIFKSQSIIKKRRGKSNISVFTGISGGVGTTTITMNIAKNIAENYPDKNVLFLDFAYTKSVSNLFFEHVQPNKTIIDIAMLQNLEMEDLFDNGLERYSNNFYFVPGIQKHTDREDLEKPENIQRFLNFINFIKDKFDFILIDVGMFEDVELEIDIQELADSIYVVTEFSIPSMSILKTYIDIIDKSGWYSKTHIIANRSDSFGTVTEEEAKKILSKGLKHQFEVHYSLPNDAMHLRECWNEAKLVHDVYPTSPFMLGIEDMITKFFIHDSALHVNNIHKITKSNSIMEKIKKWL
- a CDS encoding CpaF family protein, encoding MALKDKMKGSQRAPEEVSKVETKELNTQEGSCSELCFPILYRSNEYFNLAYKIYDDFVEKLNIKSELTERMVRDVVTKHISEYSLPKNQLKIEITDFIIDNLLYFGPISTLMRLAGIDLNDVLINTKDYIDVIYAGQTVATPFRFRSEEELRRIINRMLAESNRKVDESKPIASSKLRDGSRVEVQIPPIAANLDRDGKPGSYITIRKFREIPLLFESLVDSQMIDMKMAYFLVCAIRGKLNIVVSGGTSSGKTTFLNSITRFIDEGDQLLTIEDTKEMKPQLPCHSIRSFEARPPNEEGAGEITIESLLRTALRSSPRRIIVGECRGPEIVTMLNAMNTGHPGSMTTIHADDTKEAIVRIENMFLEARPTANMTFVRSQIISAVDLIVQLVRFPDGSRRLVKMSEPEKRVEEGGVVSMLDLFEFKRSQDVDNPMDSSGTFRAISASSRATAKMMQNGIKMDKRIFDDEFVVTRDMLMEELRNFHPSRMCGWQEHYMTEIIQSSYSDGKNIVERWPNLQ
- a CDS encoding hydrogenase small subunit — encoded protein: MDGFNAMFEKAKERIEILSSLESTKEESIESMLDKKGYDRRDFMKWAASITAMLSLPSQFTPLFAEAAKLADRLPLIWLHMAECTGCSEAFIRSDAPTVDSLIFDHISLEYHETLMAASGWQAEENLEHAMKKYEGKYILLVEGGVPTAMNGMYLTLGAQAKTGLSLVQEAADKAAAIFSIGTCASFGGIQAAAPNPTGAKGVDKVVNKPVINVPGCPPSAANIVGTLMHFLLFGTLPALDRYSRPKWAYGNRIHDLCERRGHFDAGEFVESFGDDGAKDGWCLYKQGCKGPYTFNNCSTERFNQHVNWPIGAGHGCMGCSEPNFWDTMGPLEKPLESHLVGGLNKTVDNIGTTLLSATVLGIGAHAVASMFVKNSDEQEGE
- a CDS encoding prepilin peptidase encodes the protein MNNILFSYKQEIFKYDSSIRISYKVIIIIILVFFITIAVVISVIDWKTEIIPDRIMLPAIVLLLIMKQFENSLGWNEFIAIIIILIIFLVPIALNMAFGGGDLRFGAFCALFVGLEQIGWFVMLAGALHLLLLTLLKKKSFGFAPAMSLAALGAYLIGNI
- a CDS encoding nickel-dependent hydrogenase large subunit, which produces MANKRVVIDPITRIEGHLRIEVEVDENNVVQKAYSSSTLWRGIELILKNRDPRDAGLMAQRICGVCTYSHYKAGVESVENALGVVPPYNAQLVRSILNESLYMHDHVVHFYHLHGLDWVDVVSALSADPKKASELAFKYSDSPIATGTDELTAVQKKVAGFVEKGQLGPFANAYWGNKSYKLSPEQNLIALSHYLKALEVQRTAAQMFAIFGAKQPHGQTLVVGGVTSVRDILSPARLAEWKSKYEIVKDFIDRAYYADVVMAAEAYSTEPSVLGGLGVKNFMAADGMMLNRTENLFESGFIKDGDLSKVYDIDEMKIKEDVTHAWYEGDEPLQPYDGETLQKYTGFIDGDTVNGAAKVIDPNDKYSWVKAPRYDGQAVEVGPLSCLLVNYARGNEKVKKEVGDFLAKTGLPVGALFTTLGRTAARMLQTKLISDNAITTFNSLIENLKTDDSTYTKFEIDPTKEYMGRFIGEVPRGVLSHWVRIKNGLIDNYQAVVPTTWNAGPMDKNGQIGPYEASLVGLKLEDPKKPLEVIRVIHSFDPCMACSVHVMDIKGQELSQYKVNPLGSGAAC